In Candidatus Vicinibacter proximus, the genomic stretch TACTTTTTTATATGCAATTCCTAGTTATATATCAGCAATACTTTGTGCAGTTATTTTTGCATTTTTTCTTGGACCATTAACGGGGCTATCCATCCAGGGCAGTTTATGGGAATTCAATGATTTTGGTGAAGTTGGATTGCATCTTAAAAACCTCATATTGCCAACGCTTGCTTTAGGAATAAGGCCAATATCAATGATATGCCAAATGTCACGAGCTTCTATATTGGATGTTATGGAATCAGATTACGTTAGAACTGCCAGAGCTAAAGGTCTATCCCAATGGGGGTACTTTACCAAACACATCTTGCCCAATTCAATAAATCCTATCCTTACTACCATTAGTTCCTGGTTTGCATCCTTACTTACAGGTGCATTTTTTGTGGAATATGTTTTTAATTATAAAGGGCTAGGAATGCTTACAATAACCGCGATTAACCAATTTGACATTCCTGTGGTTATAGGTTGCTGCATAATAACAGTTATCATTTTTGTATTTGTAAACATTATTACAGATATTCTATATGGATTTTTTGATCCAAGAATATCAAATAATTAGAATTTGAGCCCCAGTGTTGCAATAAGTCTTGAAGGGCCTTTGTCAAAGGCATATTTAGTTCCATTAAAATTAATATGCTCTCCAAATTTTGTAAAGTTTCCCTCATACCTAAGATCAAACATTATTTTACTTAGATCGAAACCAATTCCCATCTGATACCCAAAAGTTGCTGTTTGAAATTTCGATTCATAACCATTAAGATCAGTAAGCTCTGATTTATTATTTATAAAAATATGCGCTACAGGCCCTGCATTAAACCTAAGAATCCCTAATTTTAATCCCAACATCAAAGGAATATCAAGATACTGGTAACGCTCTTTAAGAAATAATGTATCATAGAATTGTGCAGATTTGAATTTTTTGTACTTAAAAGTTGTTCTGTTGGAATTGAAAACCAATTCAGGTTGGATATAAAAAGATTGAATGGAAATCCTGACGAAGCCGCCAAAATGAAATCCATAGTCAGCATTGTCAAAAGCAAGAGAAAAAGAATCCAGCTTGTTTTTGTCTGTAATATTTAAAGTTGAGGGTTTAATATCAACACTAGAAATTCCTCCTATTAATCCAAAATTAAATTGCGCATCTAATTGATTTTCAATAAATAAGAAGGGAATAAGTGCAAAAAACAATTTTTTCATACAATTATATTTTTACAAAAATAACGCAATTGAACCACAAGTTTTTATACCTTACCTTTCATTAAGATAAACTTAACTTTAAATGAAGATTAGAGACGTCCAGTTTCTTGGATCATTTCCAAAATTCTCCAAAATACCAATTTTTGATAAGCCTGAATTTTGTTTTTGGGGCAGGTCTAATGTAGGAAAAAGTTCTATGATCAATTATCTTTGTGACCGTAAGGATTTAGCTCGAACTTCCTCGACACCTGGAAAAACAATAAGTTTTAATTTATATCAAATCAATCAGGAGTTGACCTTTGTTGATTTACCCGGTTTTGGTTTTGCCAGAGTTGCTAAGTCCGTGAAGGAAAAATGGGATGGTCAAATCAAGCATTACATAAAAGAAAGAAAAGATTTAGTTTGTGTTTTTTTATTAGTGGATATTTCTATTCCAATTCAAAAAAACGATTTAGAAAAAATCAATTTTTTTGGTGATGAACAAACTCCATTTTGTATCATTTTTACAAAATCAGATCGATGTAAGAAACTAGAACTAAAGAAAAATATTGAGACATGGGAAAATAAAC encodes the following:
- a CDS encoding ABC transporter permease — translated: MSFGQRSDEETVHTFKKKYFLDKGIGLQVFHYFEDLSPIQWVSLNDNRLEDYEYKIIHKSYSHRLIVKYPYFRKSYTNGKDVWDLVTEALPGTIILAFTSMFIAIIFGLSLGWWCALQNQKLADKIILAICTFLYAIPSYISAILCAVIFAFFLGPLTGLSIQGSLWEFNDFGEVGLHLKNLILPTLALGIRPISMICQMSRASILDVMESDYVRTARAKGLSQWGYFTKHILPNSINPILTTISSWFASLLTGAFFVEYVFNYKGLGMLTITAINQFDIPVVIGCCIITVIIFVFVNIITDILYGFFDPRISNN
- a CDS encoding PorT family protein; translated protein: MKKLFFALIPFLFIENQLDAQFNFGLIGGISSVDIKPSTLNITDKNKLDSFSLAFDNADYGFHFGGFVRISIQSFYIQPELVFNSNRTTFKYKKFKSAQFYDTLFLKERYQYLDIPLMLGLKLGILRFNAGPVAHIFINNKSELTDLNGYESKFQTATFGYQMGIGFDLSKIMFDLRYEGNFTKFGEHINFNGTKYAFDKGPSRLIATLGLKF
- a CDS encoding YihA family ribosome biogenesis GTP-binding protein, with translation MKIRDVQFLGSFPKFSKIPIFDKPEFCFWGRSNVGKSSMINYLCDRKDLARTSSTPGKTISFNLYQINQELTFVDLPGFGFARVAKSVKEKWDGQIKHYIKERKDLVCVFLLVDISIPIQKNDLEKINFFGDEQTPFCIIFTKSDRCKKLELKKNIETWENKLLEKWEVLPPRILSSVEKRIGKEEILLELDKIVALSEQLE